The following proteins are co-located in the Phragmites australis chromosome 10, lpPhrAust1.1, whole genome shotgun sequence genome:
- the LOC133930910 gene encoding hypersensitive-induced response protein 4-like: MVNAFFVFCGCVDQASVGVVEKWGRFLRLAEPGLHYFNPFAGECVAGTLTTRVQSLDVSVETKTKDNVFVQLICTIQYRVVKENADDAFYELQNPQQQIQAYVFDVVRALVPRINLDDLFEQKNDVAKAVLEELEKVMADYGYSIKNILMVDIIPDAAVRKAMNDINAAQRLQLASVYKGEAEKILMVKKAEAEAEAKYLSGVGIAKQRQAITDGLRENILNFSHSVSGTSAKEVMDLIMITQYFDTIKELGDSSKNTTVFIPHGPGHVKDISEQIRNGMMQASSSNV; the protein is encoded by the exons ATGGTGAACGCGTTCTTCGTGTTTTGCGGGTGCGTGGACCAGGCGAGCGTGGGGGTGGTGGAGAAGTGGGGACGCTTCCTCCGCCTCGCCGAGCCGGGCCTACACTACTTCAACCCCTTCGCCGGCGAGTGCGTCGCGGGAACCCTCACCACCCGCGTCCAATCCCTCGACGTCAGCGTCGAGACGAAGACCAAG GATAATGTCTTCGTTCAGCTGATCTGCACAATCCAATATCGAGTTGTCAAGGAAAATGCTGATGACGCGTTCTATGAGCTGCAGAATCCTCAACAGCAAATTCAGGCCTATGTCTTTGATG TGGTTCGCGCCCTAGTTCCAAGAATAAATCTGGATGATCTTTTTGAGCAAAAGAATGATGTGGCAAAAGCTGTACTTGAGGAGCTTGAAAAG GTGATGGCAGATTATGGTTACAGCATTAAGAACATTCTCATGGTTGATATCATTCCTGATGCTGCTGTTCGCAAAGCAATGAACGATATAAATGCAG CCCAAAGGCTTCAGCTTGCAAGTGTCTACAAAGGAGAAGCAGAGAAGATTCTTATGGTGAAGAAAGCGGAAGCAGAAGCAGAGGCAAAATACCTTTCTGGTGTTGGCATTGCCAAGCAGCGGCAGGCGATAACTGATGGCCTCCGAGAGAACATCCTGAACTTCTCGCACTCAGTGTCAGGCACCAGCGCGAAAGAAGTCATGGATCTGATCATGATCACGCAGTACTTTGACACCATCAAAGAACTCGGGGATAGCTCGAAGAACACCACGGTGTTTATACCTCACGGCCCAGGCCATGTGAAAGATATCAGCGAGCAAATCCGGAACGGCATGATGCAAGCATCAAGCAGCAATGTGTAA